The Salvia miltiorrhiza cultivar Shanhuang (shh) chromosome 1, IMPLAD_Smil_shh, whole genome shotgun sequence genome has a window encoding:
- the LOC131005084 gene encoding uncharacterized protein LOC131005084: protein MGGADEEWVKAAMTDDTMVVELLVRLHGAVAAAAPPPPSAFPLEWSVRQRRSRSVTKKLARASPSTPLWWSGGTSLSGGSGGAGAGGSEESSRPHSQKLCADARSKLNGNSEKAVSKRSRKKKTLTELKDEENSLLKERRDLKRGIAALRVNLEKQIAKNENLKRIKIELQPQLDREAASATEESVSDNRLHPAGHPITPPLIPDNAVALESNDCPKDTTSSPAFVLPDLNMPFEDPCPDIVCGIS, encoded by the exons ATGGGTGGCGCCGACGAGGAGTGGGTCAAAGCCGCCATGACAGACGACACGATGGTGGTGGAGCTCCTGGTGCGCCTCCACGGCGccgtggcggcggcggcgccaccgccgccgtcggcTTTCCCACTGGAGTGGAGCGTCCGCCAGAGGCGGTCAAGGTCCGTCACGAAGAAGCTAGCTCGAGCTAGCCCCAGCACGCCGCTGTGGTGGAGCGGCGGCACCTCCCTCAGCGGGGGATCTGGCGGCGCTGGTGCCGGTGGCTCCGAGGAGTCGAGCCGCCCACACAGCCAGAAACTCTGCGCCGACGCGAGATCTAAG CTCAATGGCAATAGTGAGAAAGCCGTCTCAAAGAGGTCAAGAAAGAAGAAG ACCTTAACGGAACTAAAAGACGAAGAGAACTCATTGCTAAAGGAGAGAAGAGACTTGAAGAGG GGAATTGCTGCGTTACGTGTAAATTTGGAGAAACAAATAGCTAAAAATGAGAACTTGAAGAGAATAAAG ATTGAGTTGCAGCCCCAACTTGATAGAGAAGCGGCATCTGCAACCGAGGAATCAGTTTCAGACAACCGGCTGCATCCAGCCGGTCACCCCATCACGCCACCACTAATCCCAGACAATGCTGTGGCACTAGAATCAAATGACTGCCCAAAAGATACCACATCCAGTCCTGCTTTCGTGCTTCCCGATCTAAATATGCCCTTCGAGGACCCCTGCCCTGATATAGTCTGTGGCATCAGCTAA
- the LOC131005087 gene encoding ethylene-responsive transcription factor ERF084-like: MNKNSNFDLSENGHELLNFHPSSSSCNRSPNRVEIDYAEIDRRSPPVLEGIAAVVGERVLFGDKVERESGSNRRKTSGYRGVRRRPWGRWSAEIRDRIGRCRHWLGTFDTAEEAARAYDAAARRMKGSGARTNFQIPPILPSPSSSCSDQPRRRIRAKTRGKCSVVTCAAHLFSPNFAADATNDVGLELQDGGFGNKNRVSKM, from the coding sequence ATGAACAAAAACAGCAATTTTGATCTGTCAGAAAACGGCCATGAGCTACTGAATTTTCATCCATCTTCTTCGTCATGCAATCGGAGCCCAAATCGCGTCGAAATCGACTACGCCGAGATTGATCGTCGGAGCCCTCCTGTTCTTGAAGGGATCGCGGCAGTGGTTGGAGAGAGAGTGCTCTTCGGCGAcaaggtagagagagagagtggaagTAATCGGAGGAAGACTAGCGGTTATCGAGGAGTGAGGAGACGGCCGTGGGGGAGGTGGTCGGCGGAGATACGGGACCGCATAGGGCGGTGCCGCCACTGGCTCGGCACCTTCGACACGGCGGAGGAGGCGGCTCGTGCCTACGATGCGGCGGCAAGGAGGATGAAAGGCTCTGGAGCGAGAACTAATTTCCAGATTCCTCCTATTTTGCCATCGCCATCAAGCTCTTGTTCTGATCAGCCGCGGAGGAGAATTAGGGCTAAAACTAGAGGGAAATGCTCGGTCGTAACGTGTGCTGCTCATCTTTTCAGCCCCAATTTCGCCGCTGACGCTACAAACGACGTCGGTTTGGAGCTCCAAGATGGAGGTTTCGGCAACAAAAATAGGGTTTCTAAAATGTAA